A single Leptolyngbya ohadii IS1 DNA region contains:
- a CDS encoding cysteine desulfurase family protein, protein MTRPIYLDAHATTPVDDRVLQKMLPFFTEYFGNPGSLHAYGWEVEAALRQAREMLAGAIGATPEEIIFTSGATEANNLAIKGVAEAYFAKGRHLITVQTEHSAILDPCRYLESLGFEVTYLPVQPDGLLDLDKLEQAIRSDTVLVSVMAANNEIGVLQPLNQIGAICQQHQVLFHTDAAQAIGKIPLDVEAMQIDLMSLTAHKIYGPKGIGALYVRRRQPRVQLAAQLHGGGQERGLRSGTLYPPQIVGFAEAVQLALAERETESQRIQQLRDRLWQQLQEVGGIYLNGHSDRRLPGNLNISVEGVDGQALLLGIQPFAAVSSGSACASAKTTPSHVLSALGRSPELAHASIRFGIGRFNTEAEIDRVAAGVAATVKALRNTRPAL, encoded by the coding sequence ATGACTCGTCCAATTTATCTGGATGCCCACGCCACAACCCCTGTAGACGATCGCGTTTTGCAAAAGATGCTGCCCTTTTTTACGGAGTATTTTGGCAATCCGGGCAGTTTGCACGCCTACGGATGGGAGGTAGAGGCGGCGCTCAGGCAGGCAAGGGAAATGCTGGCAGGGGCGATCGGGGCAACGCCAGAGGAAATTATCTTTACGAGTGGCGCAACGGAGGCAAACAACCTGGCAATTAAGGGCGTTGCGGAGGCGTATTTTGCGAAGGGCAGGCATCTGATTACCGTGCAGACCGAACACAGTGCTATCCTTGACCCCTGCCGCTATTTGGAATCTCTGGGCTTTGAAGTCACCTATCTGCCTGTGCAACCGGATGGGCTGCTGGATCTGGACAAACTGGAGCAAGCGATTCGCTCGGATACGGTGCTGGTGTCGGTCATGGCAGCGAATAATGAAATTGGCGTTTTGCAGCCTTTGAACCAGATTGGCGCAATCTGTCAGCAGCATCAGGTTCTGTTTCACACAGATGCGGCACAGGCGATCGGCAAAATTCCCCTGGATGTGGAGGCAATGCAGATTGATTTGATGTCGCTGACGGCACACAAGATTTATGGACCGAAAGGTATTGGTGCCCTGTATGTCCGGAGACGGCAGCCCAGAGTCCAGCTTGCAGCGCAGCTTCATGGAGGTGGACAGGAACGAGGTCTGCGATCGGGGACGCTCTATCCGCCGCAAATTGTGGGCTTTGCAGAAGCGGTGCAGCTGGCTTTAGCAGAACGGGAAACGGAATCTCAGCGGATTCAGCAGTTGCGCGATCGGCTCTGGCAGCAGCTTCAGGAAGTTGGCGGTATTTATCTGAACGGACATTCCGATCGGAGACTGCCGGGCAACCTGAATATCAGCGTTGAGGGGGTCGATGGACAGGCGTTGCTGCTGGGAATTCAGCCCTTTGCTGCGGTTTCTTCGGGGTCTGCCTGCGCTTCAGCCAAAACGACTCCTTCCCATGTGTTAAGTGCCCTGGGACGATCGCCCGAACTAGCACACGCTTCCATTCGGTTTGGCATTGGCAGATTTAATACCGAGGCGGAGATCGATCGAGTTGCCGCAGGAGTCGCTGCGACGGTAAAGGCATTGCGAAATACCAGACCCGCTCTCTAG
- a CDS encoding HIT family protein: MSNSIFSKIIRGEAPGSFIYRDELVSVFLDIEGVNPGHCLVVPHEEATCLAELDPETGKHLFAVAHKIANAYRAGAIECEGVNLWISDGEAAGQEVPHVHLHVVPRHSGDSYRHSYEVEPWDERRRPQLDAIAARIQQRLSHP; this comes from the coding sequence ATGAGCAATTCGATTTTCAGCAAAATTATTCGGGGCGAGGCTCCTGGCAGTTTCATCTACCGCGATGAGCTAGTTTCAGTCTTTCTTGATATTGAAGGCGTGAATCCAGGACACTGCTTAGTCGTACCTCATGAGGAAGCAACCTGCCTTGCCGAATTAGACCCGGAAACCGGGAAACACCTCTTCGCAGTCGCCCACAAAATTGCCAATGCCTATCGCGCTGGGGCGATCGAATGTGAGGGTGTGAATCTTTGGATCTCCGATGGTGAGGCAGCAGGACAGGAAGTTCCGCACGTCCATCTGCATGTGGTTCCCCGGCATTCTGGAGACTCCTATCGCCATAGCTACGAGGTTGAACCCTGGGACGAACGCAGAAGACCTCAGCTCGATGCAATTGCCGCCCGAATTCAGCAGCGTCTATCTCATCCCTGA
- a CDS encoding L,D-transpeptidase: MQPIPLRRTLSLAASLLALSGSIALTPIVSLPVQAHSSITQEIAELKRSNVRWIEVNLSRQRLIAWEGRTPVYAVVVSTGTAAHPTLPGVFAIQSKHRQARMQGDDYDIPDVPYTLYYDGSYAIHGAYWHRRFGTPVSHGCVNVAVDHARWLFNWARVGTPVIVHR, translated from the coding sequence ATGCAGCCCATTCCCCTGAGGAGAACCCTGAGCCTAGCCGCCAGCCTTCTGGCACTCAGCGGTTCCATTGCCCTGACCCCGATCGTTTCTCTGCCTGTCCAGGCGCATTCTTCCATCACTCAGGAAATTGCGGAACTCAAGCGATCGAACGTGCGCTGGATTGAAGTCAACCTATCCCGCCAGCGACTCATCGCCTGGGAAGGACGCACCCCTGTCTATGCTGTAGTCGTCTCAACCGGAACCGCAGCCCACCCCACTCTGCCAGGAGTCTTTGCCATTCAGTCCAAACATCGGCAAGCCCGAATGCAAGGCGACGACTACGACATTCCAGACGTCCCCTATACCCTGTATTACGACGGCAGCTACGCCATTCATGGAGCCTACTGGCATCGTCGCTTCGGCACTCCCGTCAGTCATGGCTGCGTCAATGTGGCGGTTGATCATGCCCGCTGGCTGTTCAACTGGGCAAGAGTCGGCACCCCCGTCATTGTCCACCGTTAA
- a CDS encoding Hsp70 family protein, producing MVYAIDFGTSNTVVVRWNPVTQQAETLTLPESVRLADNPPLIPSLLYVEDASQNKLVTGQTVRDRGLDLSSDARFFRNFKRGIGAEVQGFLPELDGRTVTFEQVGQWFLAGVIQQLQKVDPNLDSIVFTVPVDSFEAYRLWLTQVCHTLNVQQVRILDEPTAAALGYGLQNQGTILVIDFGGGTLDLSLVRLEGDKRNPDKKPLGFLVKWGQKVLEESAQRPKLARVLAKAGQNLGGADLDNWIVDHFTQSQEIAVSPLTLRLAERLKIKLSQETEATEVYFNDETFDSYELNLNRDRFEQILQEQGFFDRLDQSMNQIVQQAQRQGILLEEIDAVLLVGGTAQIPAVRTWVEQYFPPERIRSDKPFEAIAQGALQIQQGMEVKDYLYHSYGIRFWDRRNNCHGWHPLIKQGQPYPMEQPVELFLGASMENQPSIELVIGELGQETGATEVFFDGDRIVTRSVSGKPTVKPLNDRDSTIAQLTPPGYPGSDRVKVLFRIDEARFLRITVEDILTAQTLVDDRAVVQLS from the coding sequence ATGGTTTACGCGATCGACTTTGGCACAAGCAATACGGTGGTGGTGCGCTGGAATCCGGTGACGCAGCAGGCAGAAACCCTGACCCTGCCCGAATCGGTACGGCTGGCAGACAACCCGCCTCTGATTCCCAGCCTGCTCTATGTGGAGGATGCCAGTCAAAATAAGCTGGTTACTGGGCAGACCGTCCGCGATCGAGGCTTGGATCTCAGCAGCGATGCCCGGTTTTTCCGTAACTTTAAGCGGGGTATTGGCGCAGAGGTTCAGGGCTTTTTGCCGGAGCTAGATGGGCGCACTGTCACCTTTGAGCAGGTGGGGCAGTGGTTCCTGGCGGGTGTGATCCAGCAGTTGCAAAAGGTCGATCCAAACCTGGATTCGATCGTCTTTACCGTCCCGGTGGATAGTTTTGAGGCATATCGGCTGTGGCTGACCCAGGTGTGCCATACGCTGAACGTGCAGCAGGTTCGCATTCTGGATGAACCGACGGCGGCGGCATTGGGCTATGGTTTGCAGAATCAGGGCACGATCTTAGTGATTGACTTTGGTGGCGGTACGCTCGATCTGTCCCTGGTGCGGCTGGAGGGCGATAAGCGCAATCCCGATAAGAAGCCGCTGGGCTTTCTGGTGAAGTGGGGGCAGAAGGTGCTGGAGGAGTCGGCACAGCGTCCGAAACTGGCGCGAGTCTTAGCGAAGGCGGGGCAAAATCTGGGCGGCGCGGATCTGGATAACTGGATTGTGGATCACTTCACGCAGTCCCAGGAAATTGCGGTGAGTCCGCTGACGCTGCGATTAGCAGAACGACTGAAAATCAAGCTGTCCCAGGAGACGGAGGCAACCGAGGTTTACTTCAACGACGAAACCTTTGACAGCTACGAACTTAACCTGAACCGCGATCGCTTCGAGCAGATCCTCCAGGAGCAGGGCTTTTTCGATCGCCTCGATCAGTCGATGAACCAGATCGTGCAGCAGGCACAGCGGCAGGGCATTCTGCTGGAGGAAATCGATGCGGTACTGCTGGTGGGCGGTACGGCACAAATCCCCGCTGTCCGAACCTGGGTGGAGCAGTACTTCCCGCCGGAAAGGATTCGATCGGATAAACCATTTGAGGCGATCGCACAGGGGGCACTCCAGATCCAGCAGGGCATGGAGGTCAAGGATTACCTGTATCACAGCTACGGCATTCGCTTCTGGGATCGGCGCAACAACTGCCACGGCTGGCATCCCCTTATTAAGCAGGGACAGCCCTACCCGATGGAACAGCCCGTCGAACTCTTTCTGGGTGCCTCCATGGAAAATCAGCCCAGCATCGAACTGGTAATTGGCGAACTGGGGCAGGAAACGGGCGCAACGGAGGTCTTTTTTGACGGCGATCGCATCGTCACCCGCAGCGTGAGCGGTAAACCCACTGTAAAACCCCTGAACGACCGGGACAGCACGATCGCCCAACTGACTCCCCCTGGCTATCCCGGGAGCGATCGGGTCAAGGTGCTGTTTCGCATAGACGAGGCTCGCTTTTTGCGAATTACGGTAGAGGATATTTTGACGGCGCAGACGTTGGTGGACGATCGGGCGGTGGTGCAGTTGAGTTGA
- a CDS encoding DUF7219 family protein encodes MPEDANRSKDEFLYPRSRYRGEFSPQHLAFNANLQEFAQRIEFLCNLETNGKISPGAAYDEIKKLYKQLKHSKKALGISNSSGDEDGSSESQ; translated from the coding sequence ATGCCAGAAGACGCCAACCGATCGAAAGATGAGTTTTTGTATCCTCGCAGCCGCTACCGAGGCGAGTTTTCACCGCAGCATCTTGCATTCAACGCCAACCTTCAGGAGTTCGCCCAGCGGATTGAGTTTCTTTGCAATCTAGAAACCAACGGCAAGATTTCACCTGGCGCAGCCTACGACGAAATCAAAAAGCTATACAAACAGCTCAAGCACAGTAAGAAAGCTCTAGGAATTTCCAACTCTTCTGGCGATGAGGATGGCAGCAGCGAATCGCAGTGA
- the malQ gene encoding 4-alpha-glucanotransferase encodes MSTPTCSFCSSSRLAMSFPRESGILLHPTSFPSRFGIGDLGGAAYEFIDFMAQAGQRIWQILPLGPTGYGDSPYLAFSAMAGNPLMISPDRLKEDGLLSEEDFHGLPEFPQKVDFGWVHHVKMPLLRKACEAFQTQADPDRMKEFDQFCQEKADWLEDYALFRALKDAHDGADWNTWEASIASRQPEAMQEWRDKLASEVFFHKFMQFQFFRQWSALKQYANEKGIRIMGDVPIYVAFDSSDVWAYPQFFCLDEETKKPTLVAGVPPDYFSATGQLWGNPIYNWEELQKEDFRWWMQRFRSLFDMVDLVRIDHFRAFEAYWAVPGNETTAINGEWVKAPGREFFQRLRQELGGLPIVAEDLGLITPEVEELRDEFEFPGMKILHFAFDSGSDNPYLPFCYPRNCIVYTGTHDNDTTVGWFYKRSQEEQQRVINYLGCTSQDGIHWDLIRLAFSSVANQAIIPLQDLLGLDSDARMNAPSQQEGNWNWRYWYGALNSDIVGRLRYFTELYGRLRRDDNSVSQ; translated from the coding sequence TTGTCTACTCCTACCTGTTCCTTCTGTTCTTCCTCCCGTCTGGCTATGTCCTTCCCTAGAGAAAGTGGAATTCTGCTGCATCCGACTTCGTTTCCCAGCCGCTTTGGCATTGGCGATCTGGGAGGTGCGGCGTATGAGTTTATCGATTTTATGGCGCAAGCCGGACAGCGAATCTGGCAGATCCTCCCCTTGGGACCTACCGGATACGGAGATTCGCCCTATCTGGCATTTTCGGCAATGGCGGGCAATCCGCTGATGATCAGCCCCGATCGCCTCAAGGAAGACGGACTGCTGAGCGAGGAAGACTTTCACGGACTGCCAGAATTTCCTCAGAAAGTCGATTTTGGCTGGGTGCATCACGTTAAAATGCCCCTGCTGCGGAAAGCCTGCGAAGCGTTTCAGACCCAGGCAGACCCCGATCGTATGAAGGAATTTGACCAGTTTTGTCAGGAAAAGGCGGACTGGCTGGAGGACTACGCGCTGTTTCGTGCCCTCAAGGATGCCCACGATGGGGCGGACTGGAATACCTGGGAGGCGTCGATCGCCAGTCGTCAACCGGAAGCAATGCAGGAGTGGCGCGACAAGCTAGCATCTGAGGTGTTTTTTCATAAGTTCATGCAGTTTCAGTTCTTCCGGCAGTGGTCGGCACTGAAGCAGTACGCCAACGAGAAAGGCATCCGCATTATGGGCGATGTCCCGATCTATGTGGCGTTTGACAGCTCGGATGTGTGGGCGTACCCGCAGTTCTTCTGCCTGGACGAAGAGACGAAGAAACCAACGCTGGTGGCAGGCGTACCGCCAGACTATTTCAGTGCAACCGGACAGCTCTGGGGCAACCCGATCTACAACTGGGAGGAACTTCAAAAAGAAGACTTTCGCTGGTGGATGCAGCGGTTCCGATCGCTGTTCGACATGGTAGATCTGGTGCGAATCGACCACTTCCGCGCCTTTGAAGCGTACTGGGCGGTACCGGGGAACGAAACGACTGCAATCAACGGCGAATGGGTTAAGGCTCCTGGACGGGAATTTTTTCAGCGGCTCAGGCAGGAATTAGGCGGTTTGCCGATCGTCGCTGAGGATCTAGGCTTAATTACGCCAGAAGTCGAAGAACTGCGGGACGAGTTTGAATTCCCCGGCATGAAGATCCTGCACTTTGCTTTCGATTCTGGATCGGATAATCCCTATCTGCCGTTTTGTTATCCGCGTAACTGCATTGTTTATACCGGAACCCACGACAACGATACGACTGTGGGCTGGTTCTACAAACGCTCCCAGGAAGAACAGCAGCGCGTCATCAACTACTTGGGCTGCACCAGTCAGGACGGCATCCACTGGGATCTGATTCGGCTGGCATTCAGTTCAGTGGCAAACCAGGCAATCATTCCCTTGCAGGATTTGCTGGGACTCGATAGCGACGCCCGGATGAATGCTCCCAGTCAGCAGGAAGGAAACTGGAACTGGCGTTACTGGTACGGTGCGCTTAATTCCGATATTGTCGGACGGCTACGCTATTTCACCGAGCTATACGGGCGACTGCGCCGAGATGACAATTCTGTGTCGCAATGA
- a CDS encoding rhodanese-like domain-containing protein yields the protein MDTIQDLIVKGKDNLPDVTPTPPGFHSQATAYELKSRLEWGEPGLTIIDVRDHDAFNECRIMGAITMPMDKVPQLAEATIRKERDLYVYGSDDEQTAQAAQKLRQAGFQKVAELKGGLKAWREIEGWIEGIASNVSPGPGAYNVVERLKDFAQEKAHEKPMRP from the coding sequence ATGGATACCATTCAAGATCTGATTGTAAAGGGAAAAGATAATCTGCCCGATGTAACGCCGACTCCTCCTGGTTTTCACTCTCAGGCAACGGCGTATGAATTAAAGTCCCGTCTGGAATGGGGCGAACCGGGGCTGACGATTATTGACGTGCGGGATCACGATGCTTTTAATGAATGCCGCATTATGGGTGCAATCACCATGCCGATGGACAAAGTGCCCCAGTTAGCGGAAGCAACGATTCGCAAAGAGCGGGATCTCTATGTGTATGGTTCTGACGATGAGCAAACAGCTCAGGCTGCCCAAAAGCTCCGTCAGGCAGGCTTCCAAAAGGTAGCTGAACTGAAAGGCGGACTGAAAGCATGGCGCGAAATTGAAGGCTGGATCGAAGGCATTGCCTCGAATGTGTCGCCGGGTCCGGGTGCTTACAATGTTGTGGAGCGACTGAAGGATTTTGCTCAGGAAAAGGCTCACGAAAAGCCTATGCGTCCTTAG
- a CDS encoding allophanate hydrolase-related protein produces the protein MKQVFICGSALRGQPDHQNLQSAQFIREAKTQPLYRLHAAQDGWHPAIYQVAEGGISIPGELYELTDEQYDYLVSTEPPNMYPGDVVLESGEVATAMLYPRELVEQYSWPDISHLGGWTAYKASQV, from the coding sequence ATGAAACAGGTCTTTATCTGCGGTTCTGCCCTGCGGGGACAGCCCGATCACCAAAATCTTCAGTCTGCCCAGTTCATCCGCGAGGCTAAAACCCAGCCGCTTTACCGTCTTCATGCTGCACAGGACGGTTGGCATCCGGCAATCTATCAGGTAGCAGAAGGGGGAATTTCAATTCCAGGCGAACTTTACGAACTGACTGACGAGCAGTACGACTATCTCGTATCTACCGAGCCTCCGAATATGTATCCCGGTGATGTGGTGCTGGAAAGCGGCGAAGTCGCAACCGCGATGCTCTACCCCCGTGAACTAGTGGAACAGTATAGCTGGCCCGATATTTCCCATCTTGGCGGGTGGACAGCTTACAAAGCCAGCCAGGTCTAG
- a CDS encoding alpha/beta fold hydrolase, which yields MVKTVEVQGFPHAYELTAATDAPIVLVFVHGWLLSQAYWQPVVEQLAGDYQCLTYDLRGFGQSQPIAASPAVAEPLPSLTETVAETITEPMVEKTAVTVASPAARTIDYSQEISREVSAVSLPRTDASLAPSESASSTTEAGTIQSYTPAAYAQDLIHLLEKLNLKKVWVVGHSLGGSIALWAAHLAPETIEGVICINSGGGIYLKEEFEQFRRAGEKLVQFRPRWLSYIPFLDLMLTRMNVHRPIDRLWGKQRLQDLLTADAAAALGSLLDSTTEAEVHQLPQVVSQISQPVHFIAGQKDTVMEPQYVRHLASFHPSFEFCGQNVSEIENCGHLAMIEQPETTVAEIRSILGKHGV from the coding sequence ATGGTCAAAACTGTTGAAGTCCAGGGGTTTCCCCATGCTTACGAGCTAACGGCTGCCACCGATGCGCCGATCGTGCTGGTGTTTGTGCATGGATGGCTCCTCAGTCAGGCTTACTGGCAACCCGTGGTCGAACAGCTTGCGGGAGATTACCAGTGCCTGACCTACGATTTGCGCGGTTTTGGTCAGTCTCAGCCGATCGCCGCCAGTCCTGCGGTTGCGGAACCCCTGCCTAGCCTCACAGAAACCGTCGCAGAAACTATCACAGAGCCGATGGTCGAGAAAACCGCCGTCACCGTTGCCAGTCCTGCTGCACGGACGATCGACTATTCTCAAGAGATATCCAGGGAGGTTTCCGCTGTCTCGCTGCCTCGCACCGATGCTTCTCTTGCACCGTCTGAGTCTGCAAGTTCGACGACGGAAGCCGGGACAATCCAGTCCTATACCCCTGCCGCCTACGCTCAGGATCTAATTCACCTTCTGGAAAAGCTAAACCTCAAAAAAGTTTGGGTGGTAGGGCATTCCCTGGGAGGCAGTATTGCCCTTTGGGCAGCCCATCTTGCACCAGAGACAATTGAGGGAGTCATCTGCATTAACTCCGGCGGCGGCATTTACCTCAAAGAGGAATTCGAGCAGTTCCGACGGGCAGGAGAAAAGCTGGTGCAGTTTCGTCCCCGGTGGCTGTCCTACATTCCCTTTCTCGATTTGATGCTGACCCGGATGAACGTTCATCGTCCGATCGATCGTCTCTGGGGAAAACAGCGTTTGCAAGACCTGCTCACTGCCGATGCTGCTGCTGCCCTGGGGAGCCTGCTCGATTCAACGACGGAAGCTGAAGTTCACCAGTTACCGCAGGTGGTTTCCCAGATTTCGCAGCCCGTTCACTTCATTGCCGGCCAAAAAGACACCGTGATGGAACCGCAGTATGTCCGCCATCTGGCAAGCTTCCACCCGTCGTTTGAATTCTGTGGGCAAAATGTCAGCGAAATTGAGAACTGCGGACACCTGGCAATGATCGAGCAGCCAGAAACCACTGTCGCTGAAATTCGATCGATTTTAGGGAAGCATGGGGTTTGA
- the tsaD gene encoding tRNA (adenosine(37)-N6)-threonylcarbamoyltransferase complex transferase subunit TsaD has translation MGTLPVHRGLSHPARKLNPQSSLAAIPNSLRQSLLSDRPIKLRPNSLQFDEINPMSTVLAIETSCDETSVAIVCGRQVLSNVVSSQIKLHQQYGGVVPELASRQHLENVNWVIDEALQQAGLSWQQIDGVAATCAPGLVGALLVGLTAGKTLAMLHQKPFLGVHHLEGHIYASYLSEPELQPPFLCLLVSGGHTSLIYVKDCGHYETLGQTRDDAAGEAFDKVARLLDLGYPGGPVIDRLAKEGNPAAFALPEGKISLPEGGYHPYDSSFSGLKTAVLRLTQTVSPEDLAVPDLAASFQAAVAKALTKRTIACALDYGLKTIAIGGGVAANSGLRHHLQTAAEEHGLRVMFPPLKFCTDNAAMIACAAADHLDRGHVSSLMLGVQSRMSLGEVMELYRESH, from the coding sequence ATGGGCACCTTGCCCGTCCATCGGGGTCTATCCCACCCAGCCAGAAAACTCAATCCACAATCCAGCCTCGCTGCCATACCCAATTCCCTCAGGCAATCCCTGCTATCCGATCGCCCTATCAAACTCAGACCCAACTCACTTCAGTTCGACGAAATCAATCCCATGTCTACCGTTCTGGCAATCGAAACAAGCTGTGATGAAACCTCTGTGGCGATCGTGTGTGGTCGGCAGGTGTTAAGCAATGTCGTGTCGTCGCAAATTAAGCTGCATCAGCAGTATGGTGGCGTTGTGCCCGAACTGGCTTCGCGGCAGCATCTCGAAAATGTGAATTGGGTAATTGATGAGGCGTTGCAGCAGGCGGGTCTAAGCTGGCAGCAAATTGACGGCGTGGCGGCAACCTGTGCCCCTGGTTTAGTCGGTGCGCTGCTGGTGGGTCTGACGGCAGGTAAAACCCTGGCAATGCTGCACCAAAAGCCATTTCTGGGCGTGCATCACCTGGAGGGACACATCTACGCCTCCTATCTGAGCGAACCGGAACTCCAGCCGCCTTTCCTGTGTTTACTGGTATCCGGCGGACATACGAGTTTGATCTACGTGAAGGACTGCGGACATTACGAAACCCTGGGACAGACCCGCGACGATGCTGCCGGAGAAGCGTTCGACAAAGTGGCACGGCTGCTTGACCTGGGCTATCCGGGTGGTCCCGTCATCGATCGCCTCGCGAAGGAAGGAAATCCCGCTGCATTTGCCCTGCCCGAAGGCAAAATCTCCCTGCCGGAAGGCGGCTACCATCCCTACGACTCCAGCTTTAGCGGCTTAAAAACGGCTGTACTGCGCCTCACCCAAACCGTTTCCCCTGAAGATCTCGCTGTCCCCGATCTGGCGGCAAGCTTCCAAGCAGCGGTTGCCAAAGCACTCACCAAACGCACGATCGCCTGTGCCCTCGACTACGGACTGAAGACGATCGCGATCGGCGGCGGAGTAGCGGCAAATAGCGGATTACGCCATCATCTGCAAACGGCAGCAGAGGAACACGGGCTGCGCGTCATGTTTCCGCCCCTTAAGTTCTGTACTGACAATGCGGCAATGATTGCCTGTGCTGCGGCAGATCATCTCGATCGCGGTCACGTTTCTTCGTTGATGCTAGGCGTTCAGTCGCGGATGTCTCTGGGGGAAGTAATGGAGCTATATCGTGAGTCTCACTGA
- a CDS encoding class II fructose-bisphosphate aldolase: MLASTLELMETAHRNIYAIGAFNVYNLEGVQAVVKAAEANRSPAMLQLHPSALKYGGSPLVALCLESAKNASVPISVHLDHSTSASAIKLALSAGMSSIMADGSHLPYEENLAFTRDMTELAHAQGAIVEAEIGRISGTEDGLSVSEKEAKMTDPIQAGEFVRATGVDALAVTIGNVHGEYRSEPRLDFNRLVRIRERVGRVLLVLHGASGLPASMISKSIELGVCKFNVNTEVRQAYMTTIGSDVCTAEKADLLPCMEESIAAMQEVITEKMRLFGSANKAHLHETPYAMMLAAQRYRG, from the coding sequence ATGCTTGCCTCCACGCTGGAACTGATGGAAACCGCCCACCGGAATATCTATGCGATCGGCGCGTTCAACGTCTACAACCTGGAGGGGGTGCAGGCAGTCGTTAAGGCGGCAGAGGCAAATCGCAGTCCGGCAATGCTGCAACTCCATCCCAGTGCGCTAAAGTACGGCGGATCGCCCCTGGTTGCCCTGTGCTTAGAATCTGCGAAAAATGCCTCCGTGCCCATTTCCGTCCACCTGGATCACAGCACCTCTGCTAGCGCCATCAAGCTCGCCCTGAGTGCCGGAATGAGTTCCATCATGGCGGACGGCTCCCACCTGCCCTACGAAGAAAATCTTGCCTTTACCCGCGATATGACCGAGCTTGCCCACGCACAGGGAGCGATCGTAGAAGCCGAAATCGGCAGAATTAGCGGCACGGAAGACGGACTATCAGTGTCCGAAAAAGAAGCTAAGATGACCGACCCGATCCAGGCAGGCGAATTTGTCCGCGCCACCGGAGTCGATGCCCTCGCAGTCACGATCGGCAATGTGCATGGCGAATACCGCAGCGAACCCCGCCTGGATTTCAATCGCCTCGTCCGCATCCGCGAAAGAGTAGGTCGTGTGCTGCTCGTCCTCCACGGTGCCTCCGGTCTACCCGCCTCCATGATCAGCAAATCGATCGAATTAGGCGTTTGCAAATTTAACGTCAACACCGAAGTCCGTCAGGCCTATATGACCACGATTGGTTCCGATGTCTGCACCGCCGAAAAAGCCGACCTCCTCCCCTGCATGGAAGAATCGATCGCCGCCATGCAAGAAGTCATCACCGAAAAAATGCGTCTCTTCGGCTCCGCGAATAAGGCACATCTGCATGAAACTCCCTATGCCATGATGCTTGCTGCTCAGCGGTATCGGGGGTGA
- the def gene encoding peptide deformylase: protein MTAQIPVEKKKLEKAPLSLHYMGDRVLRQPAKRFTKIDEETRRLARQMLQTMYTEDGIGLAAPQIGLNKQMIVVDAQPDEAANPPIVLVNPVITAESNDLCVIQEGCLSIPGVFLDVTRSKVIEVSYKDETGRPQKLRADGLLARVILHEIDHLNGILFVDRVDNAIAMNQELVKHGFSVKDVRQIK from the coding sequence ATGACAGCTCAAATCCCGGTTGAGAAAAAGAAATTAGAGAAGGCACCCCTGTCGCTGCACTATATGGGCGATCGTGTCCTGCGTCAGCCTGCAAAACGGTTTACCAAAATCGATGAGGAAACGCGGCGCCTGGCACGGCAAATGCTGCAAACCATGTACACCGAAGACGGTATCGGATTGGCTGCACCTCAGATTGGTCTGAACAAGCAAATGATTGTGGTTGATGCCCAACCCGACGAAGCCGCAAACCCGCCGATCGTCCTGGTCAATCCGGTCATCACTGCTGAAAGCAACGACCTGTGTGTGATTCAGGAAGGCTGCCTGAGCATTCCGGGCGTATTTCTGGATGTGACTCGCTCAAAAGTGATTGAAGTGTCCTATAAGGACGAAACGGGAAGACCTCAGAAGCTACGGGCAGATGGTCTGCTGGCGCGGGTGATTCTGCACGAAATCGATCACCTGAACGGAATTCTGTTTGTCGATCGCGTGGATAATGCGATCGCAATGAATCAGGAACTCGTGAAGCACGGCTTCTCTGTCAAGGATGTGCGGCAGATTAAGTAA